From the genome of Nicotiana tabacum cultivar K326 chromosome 2, ASM71507v2, whole genome shotgun sequence:
ATGCTAAGTCATTTAGCCAAAATAAGGGGATGATTAGGTGCCCTTGTGCGAAATGCAAGTGTAGAAAATGGTTGAAACTAGAGGATGTTAAGACTGATCTATATAGTAAGGTCTTTATGGATAATTACTATGTGTGGACTAGCCATGGAGAGGCTGAGGGTAGTGATGGTAATATTTATAACCATAATTTTGATATTGGTGAAAGTAGTCAAGATCCTAGATTACATGAAATGGTTATGGATGCTTTTGGAATGTATAATGAGGGTGAGAACCAACAATATGTTGATCAAGTTCCCAATGAAGAGGCAAATCATTTTTATGCACAGTTAGAGTCTGCTAGTCGTCCACTTTCCGATCTGTAGCGACTAGACTACTAAGTATTAAACCAGATGCCAGTGTTTCTCAAGCGGGCATGGACTCTATGATTGAGCTTATGAAAGAACTTAATCCGAACCTAGACATACCCGATAATtactataaggcaaagagattggcTTCCAAGTTAGGACTTTCTTCAgagagaattgattgttgtgaaaaggGTTGCATGTTGTATTATAAGGATGATGCAATTTTAGAGAATTGTAAATTCTGTGGAATGTCTAGCTTTAAACAGCTTGCCAGCGGGAATAAGGTTTGCGGTTAAGTctatgcattatttacctcttataccaaGGCTAAAAAGGTTGTATGCATCGATGAGTTCTACTCCACGCATGAGACGCACTTAGGAATGACATCGACTCCCTCAAGGCTTAAGTGAATCACTTAATCGGTCTGCCTCACTCTCCGCCAAAAAGCCACATTCATGAAGAGGATGAAAGtgatgaaaataatataaatcatGAAGAAGATAGGGGGGAATCCGAAGACGAGGAGTGATTTTATGTTTGGTTGGATTGTTGTTTAGTTGGATGTTAACTTTGAATGTTACACTTTGAAGTTTGGTTGGATAGTTTTGATGTTTGGATAGTTTATAAAGTTTTGTTGTTGTTAAGTTGAGCTTTATTGTGGTTGCATTTTTGTTTGTATTGTAATGTTCTAGCTGGTAGGTCTATTGTAATATTCTGGctggcaggtggtgcagcaaaAAATAGGCACTCCCTGGCAAAAATGTATCAGATTTACCGAGGGACTTACCGACAGAGTCCGTCGGAACaattattcattttcaatccAGCATTATTAATTAGCGAGGGAGTCCGTCGGTAGTCTTGAaccaaattttcaaattttgttaaaattaccGACAGATACCATCGGGATATaaatttattcatatttttaatttttaaattactaaattaaaattctaaacttACCGATGGTGTCCGTCggtattattaaattattatttttaatttaccgACAGACATCCGTCGGTAttgatattattaatattatattattttataatataccGACGGATATCCATCGGTAAGTAAAATTATTTGACCAACCACTATCAGAAATGTACCGATGGCTTTCCGATGGGGTCCATCAGTAATTACCGACGGATTTTGTCGATTTATGTTACCGAGGAAGGATTTACCTACCAACTACTTACCGACAGACTTTCGCCGGTAAAGCCTTGTTACCGAGGGACGTCCGTCGGTAATTGGCGTTGGTAAAGAGGTGATTTTTAGTAGTGTGCGTTATTTTCTTTTCCCTCCTGATTTTCTTTGGAAATACTTTGGGAGAAGTGCACAAGTAGCCGCTTTTACGatcatt
Proteins encoded in this window:
- the LOC107799504 gene encoding uncharacterized protein LOC107799504; its protein translation is MLSPCICRNKMEHRMWMYDRNLPNRWGLRDEFVQGVDEFINHAKSFSQNKGMIRCPCAKCKCRKWLKLEDVKTDLYSKVFMDNYYVWTSHGEAEGSDGNIYNHNFDIGESSQDPRLHEMVMDAFGMYNEGENQQYVDQVPNEEANHFYAQLESASRPLSDL